TTGGTTATGACTGATTGTGGTCAACACAACAACATTGCACCGTTACTTTAAACCATTTTCAGCTCTCATTAAAGTGTTCgatgttttcattaaatgcatttctgatttATGAAATATCTTTAGATGGGTAATCCTTTAGGGCTGTTTGTCTAACTTACAAAAGAGCTACCAGTAGTTTCTCTGCTTCTCGCTTTGTATCTTAAACCTGTCACGTGGGCTATATGACTAACATTATTGCCTGTTTATATggtgcttttcttctgtatggCCATACCGTACAAATGGAATTCTTACTCTGAACATTTTCACCTAGGCATGTTGCTCACATCAATGAACATAATCCTGCTGGAACCTGCAGCACTAACTGTGCAAGTGAAGGTTAACAGCATCAGGTTTCATATCTGGTACATGTAATGTTTTCTTCAGACTGCTCTTACAGGGCAGCTCTCGCTGGGGCAGATTGTTCATTTAAAGGTTACATTTTTAACTATCTCCTTTGCCCTGCTTTgcttaataaaagcaaatgccATAAACGTTAAAACACCTAACCTGTGTTTCCTCCTAAAACTAAACTGGGATTCGTCCAGGCTTTTGGTCCCGATAGTCAAGTGGGCTGTGTTGTGTGTTCCTAGAGAGTTGACCATTGTTTGCTTTCTGGATCAGGGAAAGTGATGctctgttttttgttgtttgtttcctttgaatGGCTTTAGACTTGCTAAGAAGCACAATGAGTCATTCATTTTTGATTAGTTGATTGATGACACTGCATGTGTGCACCATTGTCACAGAATATGGGATTTCTCTAGCCAATCATTCCCATTTGCAAATGTAATCTAATACCTGGGCTTTGGAACTGGATGAAAGGAGTGAATATTATAACTGCCTATTGACCGAccataaaaatgagattttcatttaaaaaaaaaaaaagcacaatgtttattttcctgggACTGCtttagccttaaaaaaaaaaaaaagtggttttgacTTTGCCTTTATTCCATTAAAGGGAGCAAGGCTGTGAAACAGTCTCATTCTGATACAATTTACACTTGCATCAGGCCCAGTGCAATTTACACATACTTTAAGCACCTCAATTTGAACAAAAAAGTACTGTAGATAATGTATTATTTTGCAACAGGATGCATAATTTCTTCTGGTTGCGTTTTAGGATATTTGCAAGGGCAGTGTTTGGAAATGTTGTTTTCAAtctgtgcaaacacagaaatgagTCAGTTTGCATTCTGAGTACAACAggcaaaagcagctttctggGAGGGCGGCAAAGGGGACTAGGGGTAGGCTATGCCAGCTGCAAATCCCGTgcaaaaaaacagtaaaaatgggCTATTGAAAAAAGCTGTGCTTCCAATCGCTGTGAAATCCTCCAAAGTGAACTATagctaaacaaacaaatattttgttgtcacagacagaaaaatgaaaacctacCCAGCCAttggtttcttcctcctcttcgtGATCAGCTATGGGTCTTCTGAAAACTCAAGTACGTCTAGAGGGTGTGGACTGGATCTCCTCCCTCAGTACGTTTACCTGTGCGACCTGGATGCCATTTGGGGAATAGTTGTGGAGGCAGTTGCGGGGGCAGGTGTGCTGACCACGTTACTGCTGATGCTGATTCTGCTGGTGAGGCTGCCCTTCATCAAGGACAAAGAGAAGAAGAGCCCCCTGGGAATGcacttcctctttctttttgggACTCTCGGACTGTTTGGGCTGACGTTTGCTTTCATCATACAAGAAGATGAAACGGTGTGCTCTACCCGAAGATTTCTGTGGGGAGTTATCTTTGCTTTGTGCTTCTCGTGCTTGCTAGCTCAAGCCTGGAGACTTCGTAGACTAGTTCGACATGGGAAGAGTCCATCTGGCTGGCATCTAGCTGGTGTGGCAATCTGCCTGATGCTCGTTCAGGTCATTATTGCAACCGAGTGGTTAATACTGACAATTGTCAGAGATAACAAGTTGGCCTGCAGCTACGAACCAATGGATTTTGCTATGGCTTTGATTTATGTTATGTTCCTGATGGTAGTTACCATgggattttctcttttcactctCTGTGGAAAGtttaagaaatggaagaaaaatggagtATGCCTCAttataacactttttttttccattctgatttGGGTAGCCTGGATGACTATGTACCTCTTTGGTAATGCTGAGCtaaagagaagagacaaatgGAGTGATCCCACTCTTGCTATTGCACTGGTGTCCAGTGGTTGggtgtttgttatttttcatgccaTCCCAGAGGTCCACTGTACCATCCTTCCATCACAGCAGGATAACACTCCCAATTATTTTGATACTTCACAGCCAAGGATGCGTGAAACTGCTTTTGAGGAAGATATACAGCTTCCTCGGAGCTACATGGAAAACAAAGCCTTTTCAATGGATGAACATAATGCAGGTAAGAATTTACTAGAGAGGACTATATTTTCCTGTAGTAGCcaagaaaataatctgtgtgAGACATTTTTCAGGTCTTCAAAACAAGGGTCATTACAAATACCATATTTTGCACACTACATATTGTTCCCTTTTACAATTTTCATTAAGATATCACctagtggggggaaaaaaagtggaaaaaaaaagcaatacagaatATACATGTGTTTCGTTAAAATGAATCTTctgcatggggttttttcattagaaaaattgAACAATTTCAAATGCAAAGCCAACActgaaagccaaaaaaattcactgtggaaa
This sequence is a window from Buteo buteo chromosome 27, bButBut1.hap1.1, whole genome shotgun sequence. Protein-coding genes within it:
- the GPRC5B gene encoding G-protein coupled receptor family C group 5 member B isoform X2 encodes the protein MKTYPAIGFFLLFVISYGSSENSSTSRGCGLDLLPQYVYLCDLDAIWGIVVEAVAGAGVLTTLLLMLILLVRLPFIKDKEKKSPLGMHFLFLFGTLGLFGLTFAFIIQEDETVCSTRRFLWGVIFALCFSCLLAQAWRLRRLVRHGKSPSGWHLAGVAICLMLVQVIIATEWLILTIVRDNKLACSYEPMDFAMALIYVMFLMVVTMGFSLFTLCGKFKKWKKNGVCLIITLFFSILIWVAWMTMYLFGNAELKRRDKWSDPTLAIALVSSGWVFVIFHAIPEVHCTILPSQQDNTPNYFDTSQPRMRETAFEEDIQLPRSYMENKAFSMDEHNAALRTAGFRNGSLGSRPSAPFRSNVYQPTEMAVVLNGGTM
- the GPRC5B gene encoding G-protein coupled receptor family C group 5 member B isoform X1, which gives rise to MKTYPAIGFFLLFVISYGSSENSSTSRGCGLDLLPQYVYLCDLDAIWGIVVEAVAGAGVLTTLLLMLILLVRLPFIKDKEKKSPLGMHFLFLFGTLGLFGLTFAFIIQEDETVCSTRRFLWGVIFALCFSCLLAQAWRLRRLVRHGKSPSGWHLAGVAICLMLVQVIIATEWLILTIVRDNKLACSYEPMDFAMALIYVMFLMVVTMGFSLFTLCGKFKKWKKNGVCLIITLFFSILIWVAWMTMYLFGNAELKRRDKWSDPTLAIALVSSGWVFVIFHAIPEVHCTILPSQQDNTPNYFDTSQPRMRETAFEEDIQLPRSYMENKAFSMDEHNAALRTAGFRNGSLGSRPSAPFRSNVYQPTEMAVVLNGGTIPTAPPSYTGRHLW